Genomic DNA from Thermodesulfobacteriota bacterium:
CATTCTCTGGTTCTACCACTTGAACGCCCTGGACTACGTCGACGTCGTCTCCGCTCTCCAGGCGAAGCCGAAGGAGAAGTACCTCCAGGACGTGCAGGGGAAAATCAGGCGGTTCGTGGAGAGCGGACAGCTCGGTCCCTTCGCCAACGGCTATTGGGGGCACCCGGAGTACCGGCTCCCGCCGGATCTCAACCTGCTCGCGGTGGCGCACTACCTCGAGGCGCTGGAGATGCAGAAGGAGGCGTCGACGGTGGTGGCCCAGCTCGGCGGGAAGATGCCGATGCACATGAGCACGCCTCCCGGCGGGACGACCTTCGTCCCCACCGTGGAGGTGATGGACAACGTCATCTGGCGGCTCAAGAGGATCCAGCACTGGGTCGATACGGTCTTCCTCCCCGACGTGATGGCGATCGCGCCGTACTACATCAAGTACGCCGGCATCGGGAAGGGCGTGGGGAACTACCTGTCGTGGGGCGTATTCGAGGACGCTTCCTTCGACCCGAAGAAGCGGCCCCCGCCGCGCGGCGCGATCTTC
This window encodes:
- a CDS encoding nickel-dependent hydrogenase large subunit → MAKRVVIDPIPRIEGHLRIEVEVENGKVKDAWSSGTLFRGFEIILQGRDPRDAWFITQRICGVCPVSHGHTSTLALEKSFNVTPPDNARIIRNLIEGGQFVHSHILWFYHLNALDYVDVVSALQAKPKEKYLQDVQGKIRRFVESGQLGPFANGYWGHPEYRLPPDLNLLAVAHYLEALEMQKEASTVVAQLGGKMPMHMSTPPGGTTFVPTVEVMDNVIWRLKRIQHWVDTVFLPDVMAIAPYYIKYAGIGKGVGNYLSWGVFEDASFDPKKRPPPRGAIF